In one Pseudoliparis swirei isolate HS2019 ecotype Mariana Trench chromosome 23, NWPU_hadal_v1, whole genome shotgun sequence genomic region, the following are encoded:
- the qtrt1 gene encoding queuine tRNA-ribosyltransferase catalytic subunit 1 — translation MAAATECGAEASASENNMSLKKALSAASPLALRVVAECPVTKARACDLILPHCAVSTPVFMPVGTQGTLKGITVDQLEGLGCQICLGNTYHLGMRPGPDLIEKANGLHGFMNWKRNLLTDSGGFQMVSLVELSEVTEEGVKFKSPYDGKEILLSPEKSISIQNSLGSDIMMQLDDVVSSTVTGPRVEEAMHRSIRWLDRCIAANKNSDKQNLFAIIQGGLNAELRKACLDEMTQRDVPGFAIGGLSGGEEKNDFWRMVTLSTDHLPREKPRYLMGVGYAVDLVVCVALGCDMFDCVFPTRTARFGCALVPWGSLQVKQKQYAKDFQPIDPECQCHTCKKHSRAYLHALFKSDTAAMHHITVHNIAYQLTLMRSVRQSIVEGCFPEFIRTFMKRLFPSRDQYPGWAVDALASVNVTLE, via the exons ATGGCCGCCGCCACAGAGTGTGGAGCCGAGGCAAGCGCTTCAGAAAACAACATGTCTCTGAAGAAAGCTTTGTCTGCAGCGTCTCCCCTCGCTCTGCGCGTCGTCGCTGAATGCCCAGTGACGAAAGCAAGAGCTTGTGATCTAATACTGCCACACTGTGCCGTCAGCACCCCGGTGTTCATGCCTGTCGGTACTCAGGGGACTCTGAAAGGAATCACTGTGGATCAGCTGGAGGGTCTTGGCTGTCAGATTTGTCTTGGAAACACATACCACCTGGGCATGAGACCG GGGCCTGATTTGATCGAGAAAGCCAATGGTTTACATGGGTTCATGAACTGGAAGAGGAATCTCTTAACT GACAGCGGCGGGTTTCAGATGGTGTCTCTCGTTGAGCTCTCAGAGGTCACGGAGGAAGGTGTGAAGTTTAAGTCCCCCTACGATGGCAAAGAGATCCTCCTAAGTCCAGAGAAGTCCATCAGCATACAGAACAGTCTGG ggTCGGACATCATGATGCAGCTGGACGATGTAGTCAGCAGTACCGTGACAGGACCTCGCGTGGAGGAGGCCATGCATCGCTCCATTCGCTGGCTGGACCGTTGCATTGCAGCCAATAAAAATTCAGACAAGCAGAACCTTTTTGCCATCATCCAGGGAGGGCTGAATGCGGAGCTGCGCAAGGCCTGTCTAGATG AAATGACTCAACGCGATGTTCCCGGTTTTGCCATCGGCGGCCTGAGTGGCGGAGAAGAGAAGAATGACTTCTGGCGCATGGTCACCCTGAGCACCGACCACCTGCCACGAGAAAAGCCTCGATACCTCATGGGTGTGGG GTACGCTGTGGATTTGGTGGTGTGCGTTGCTCTGGGGTGCGATATGTTCGACTGTGTGTTCCCCACCCGCACTGCA AGGTTTGGCTGTGCCTTGGTTCCTTGGGGATCTCTTCAAGTAAAACAGAAGCAGTACGCAAAGGACTTCCAGCCCATAGACCCAGAATGTCAGTGTCATACGTGCAAGAA ACATAGTAGGGCTTACCTTCATGCTCTGTTTAAGAGTGACACGGCAGCCATGCATCACATCACCGTCCACAACATCGCCTACCAG CTCACCTTGATGCGCTCTGTGAGGCAGAGCATTGTGGAGGGCTGCTTCCCTGAGTTTATACGGACGTTCATGAAGCGACTGTTTCCCTCCCGTGACCAGTACCCCGGCTGGGCCGTGGACGCACTGGCCTCCGTCAACGTGACATTGGAGTAG